The Solanum pennellii chromosome 11, SPENNV200 genome contains a region encoding:
- the LOC107005128 gene encoding zeatin O-glucosyltransferase-like: MASTTNHVNQQHDVVVVIVPLPAQGHLHAALELSRRLSSANIPVYYVSTTAHVRQAHSRAAGWDPLNTPNLNFIDFPVTFNAPPTNPDASIKFPSQLVPAFNSSMQLRTPVTDLVNKLGSISRRVIVIHDFLTSWVVQDVPKISNTECYCLHTVSAYLMFTYTWEAARPPVPPEAEVVLKQLPSQDGCTSPEVIEFAMKQINVIQDAGNIYSTSRAIDGMYLDLTEKMSVPKDFKNWALGPFNPVDLNFDKKDRHYSLEWLDKQPASSVIFVSFGSTTSLTEDEIRELAIGLEVSQQRFIWVLRDADKGDIFSGEVRKYQLPEGYEKRVSERGLVMRDWAPQLEILGHPSTGGFMSHCGWNSCIESISMGVPIAAWPMHSDQPRNALFITEGLKIGITVREWERRKEVVPAETVEKVVRTLMASPEGEEMKRKAMELKEAVKLAVMEGGVTHKEMESFVAHITR, encoded by the coding sequence CTCTCCCGCCGCCTCTCCTCCGCCAACATCCCCGTTTACTACGTCAGCACCACCGCTCACGTCCGGCAAGCTCACTCCCGTGCTGCCGGATGGGACCCATTAAACACCCCAAATCtcaatttcattgattttccTGTTACATTCAATGCCCCTCCTACGAACCCAGATGCATCCATCAAGTTCCCTTCACAACTCGTCCCTGCTTTCAACTCTTCAATGCAACTACGTACCCCAGTTACAGATCTAGTAAATAAATTGGGTTCGATATCGAGGAGAGTGATAGTTATTCATGATTTTCTCACGTCTTGGGTGGTTCAAGATGTACCCAAAATATCCAATACAGAGTGTTACTGTTTACACACTGTTTCTGCTTATCTTATGTTTACATATACTTGGGAGGCTGCTAGACCACCTGTACCTCCTGAAGCTGAAGTTGTACTCAAACAACTTCCGTCTCAAGATGGGTGTACTTCTCCTGAAGTCATTGAATTTGCTATGAAGCAAATAAATGTAATTCAGGATGCTGGAAATATTTACAGTACGTCTCGAGCAATCGATGGAATGTACCTCGATTTGACAGAGAAAATGAGTGTTCCTAAGGATTTTAAGAACTGGGCTCTTGGTCCATTCAATCCTGTAGATCTGAATTTTGATAAGAAGGATCGCCATTATTCACTCGAGTGGTTAGATAAACAACCAGCTAGCTCGGTGATTTTCGTGTCCTTTGGATCAACGACTTCGTTAACCGAGGATGAAATCAGAGAACTAGCTATTGGGCTGGAAGTAAGTCAACAGAGATTTATCTGGGTCCTGAGGGACGCAGATAAAGGAGATATATTCTCTGGTGAAGTTCGAAAATATCAATTGCCTGAAGGATATGAGAAGAGGGTATCGGAAAGAGGACTTGTGATGAGAGATTGGGCACCACAATTGGAAATTCTAGGACACCCGTCTACGGGTGGATTCATGAGTCATTGTGGATGGAATTCTTGTATAGAGAGTATTTCAATGGGAGTGCCAATAGCGGCGTGGCCAATGCATTCTGATCAACCTAGAAATGCTTTGTTCATAACTGAAGGACTGAAAATTGGTATAACTGTGAGAGAATGGGAACGAAGAAAGGAAGTGGTGCCTGCAGAAACTGTTGAAAAAGTTGTGAGAACGTTAATGGCGTCTCCGGAGGGAGAGGAGATGAAACGGAAAGCTATGGAGCTCAAGGAAGCAGTGAAGTTGGCAGTGATGGAGGGTGGAGTAACTCACAAGGAAATGGAATCTTTTGTTGCCCACATCACTAGATAG
- the LOC107003479 gene encoding uncharacterized protein LOC107003479, whose product MDYNLAALKVFCSQLNNAKATTTQQSQAAFTLSGILFQRVWLQGILVSTPTTDSSGRFLLDDGTGVIELQLLGDFLTLSWVKGMYVMVVGLYFVQKGSLPLVKIHKIVDLSPFPDRESMWYLEVIEVFKLFYQPLFEE is encoded by the exons ATGGACTACAATCTGGCAGCACTGAAAGTGTTTTGCTCACAGCTAAACAACGCGAAAGCAACCACAACACAACAATCACAGGCAGCATTCACTCTCTCCGGCATTCTCTTTCAACGTGTCTGGCTACAG GGTATTCTGGTTTCAACACCTACTACTGACTCCTCCGGCCGATTCCTCCTCGACGATGGCACAGGGGTCATTGAACTCCAACTTCTCGGCGACTTCCTCACACTTTCTTGGGTGAAAG GGATGTATGTTATGGTTGTTGGACTGTATTTTGTCCAAAAAGGCAGCCTCCCTTTAGTTAAG ATACACAAAATTGTTGACCTTTCGCCATTTCCTGACCGAGAATCGATGTGGTACCTAGAAGTTATTGAGGTATTTAAACTCTTCTACCAACCTCTATTTGAAGAGTAA
- the LOC107004147 gene encoding GDSL esterase/lipase At5g22810, with product MGISSFLRICLFVSTLDILINIVNGQSLVPALFVFGDSVVDAGNNNYLKTIVKANFPPYGRDFPKKIPTGRFCNGKLASDFTAENLGFTSYPPAYLSKKAKGKNLLIGANFASGSSGYYDTTARLYDAIPLSKQLEYYKEYQKKLVVIAGKLNATSIINGSIHLISAGSSDFVQNYYINPLLYKVYTPDQFSDILIKSYTKFILELYGLGARKIGVTTVPPIGCLPASITIFGKDNNNCVKKMNKVAISFNNKLNDTSIKLQKKLFGLNLVILDIYQPLLDLVTHPADNGFFEARKACCGTGLLETSILCNANSPGTCANASEYVFWDGFHPTEAANKVLSDDLLASGISLIS from the exons atgggaatttcaagttttttgaggatttgtttatttgtatcaactttggatattttgattaatattgtAAATGGGCAGTCTTTAGTTCCAGCATTATTTGTTTTTGGAGATTCAGTTGTTGATGCAGGAAATAATAATTATCTTAAAACAATTGTCAAGGCAAATTTTCCTCCTTATGGAAGagattttcctaaaaaaatacCAACTGGAAGATTTTGCAATGGAAAACTTGCCTCAGATTTCACAG CTGAGAATCTTGGGTTTACTTCATATCCACCAGCTTATCTCAGCAAGAAAGCCAAAGGCAAAAATCTTTTGATTGGAGCCAATTTTGCCTCTGGTTCATCTGGTTACTATGACACTACTGCTAGGCTATAT gATGCAATTCCTTTGAGCAAACAACTTGAATATTacaaagaatatcaaaagaaattgGTGGTAATTGCAGGGAAATTAAATGCTACATCAATAATTAATGGTTCAATTCACTTAATCAGTGCTGGAAGTAGTGATTTTGTTcagaattattatattaatccTTTGCTCTACAAAGTTTATACTCCAGATCAATTCTCAGATATCCTCATCAAGTCCTACACTAAATTTAtattg GAATTGTATGGATTAGGAGCAAGAAAGATTGGAGTGACAACAGTGCCACCAATTGGATGTTTACCAGCATCTATTACAATATTTGGCAAAGACAACAATAATTGTGTAAAGAAGATGAACAAAGTGGCAATTTCATTCAACAATAAGCTCAATGACACTTCTATCAAATTGCAAAAAAAGCTTTTTGGTCTCAATCTTGTTATCTTGGATATATACCAACCCCTCCTTGACCTTGTCACACATCCAGCTGATAATG GTTTTTTTGAAGCAAGAAAGGCATGTTGTGGCACAGGATTACTAGAAACATCCATATTGTGCAATGCCAATTCTCCAGGAACATGTGCAAATGCATCTGAATATGTGTTCTGGGATGGATTTCACCCAACAGAAGCTGCAAATAAAGTCTTATCTGATGACTTGCTAGCCAGTGGCATATCCCTCATctcttga